A stretch of Bradyrhizobium diazoefficiens DNA encodes these proteins:
- a CDS encoding RNA pyrophosphohydrolase, translating into MTNEKPYRPNVGIALFNADGRVLIGHRFKGDGPEIILPGLDWQMPQGGVDEGENLRDAAMRELWEETSVVSADYLGESDWLTYEFPPYDGPPTHRLAKFRGQRQKWFALRFTGKDDEIDPLTPRNDQPAEFDAWRWERLDRVAELVVPFRRDVYRAVAERFAPFAN; encoded by the coding sequence GTGACAAACGAAAAGCCCTACCGTCCCAATGTCGGGATCGCGTTGTTCAATGCCGACGGACGGGTGCTGATCGGACACCGATTCAAGGGCGACGGCCCCGAGATCATTTTGCCGGGGCTCGACTGGCAGATGCCGCAGGGCGGCGTCGACGAGGGCGAGAACCTGCGCGACGCCGCGATGCGCGAGCTCTGGGAGGAGACCAGCGTCGTCAGCGCCGACTATCTCGGCGAGAGCGACTGGCTCACTTACGAATTCCCGCCTTATGACGGACCGCCGACGCATCGGCTGGCGAAGTTTCGCGGCCAGCGCCAGAAATGGTTTGCGCTGCGCTTCACCGGCAAGGATGACGAGATCGATCCGCTGACGCCACGCAACGACCAGCCCGCGGAATTCGATGCATGGCGCTGGGAGCGTCTCGACCGCGTCGCCGAACTCGTGGTGCCGTTCCGCCGTGACGTCTATCGCGCGGTGGCCGAGCGGTTCGCGCCCTTCGCGAACTGA
- a CDS encoding RNA pyrophosphohydrolase, with protein MTRYEDLPYRTCVGVMLINTKGLVFIGRRAGGIEHVDDGHVWQMPQGGVDPGEDNWAAAKRELYEETSVRSIEKLGEVPDWLIYDIPRTVAGRAWKGRYRGQRQKWFAVRFTGKDSEINVEKPGGGGHKAEFVNWRWEPMKNLTELIIPFKRPVYERVVKEFSALADE; from the coding sequence ATGACGCGTTATGAGGATCTGCCCTACCGAACCTGCGTCGGCGTGATGCTGATCAACACGAAGGGACTGGTATTCATCGGTCGTCGCGCCGGCGGTATCGAGCATGTCGACGACGGCCATGTCTGGCAGATGCCGCAGGGCGGCGTCGATCCCGGCGAGGACAATTGGGCCGCAGCCAAGCGCGAGCTCTATGAAGAGACCAGCGTGCGCTCGATCGAGAAGCTCGGCGAGGTTCCGGACTGGCTCATCTACGACATTCCGCGCACGGTTGCGGGGCGCGCCTGGAAGGGCCGCTACCGCGGCCAGCGCCAGAAATGGTTCGCGGTGCGCTTCACCGGCAAGGACAGCGAGATCAACGTCGAGAAGCCCGGTGGCGGCGGCCACAAGGCCGAATTCGTCAACTGGCGCTGGGAACCGATGAAGAACCTGACCGAGCTGATCATTCCGTTCAAGCGCCCGGTCTACGAGCGCGTGGTGAAGGAATTTTCCGCGCTGGCGGATGAATAA
- a CDS encoding divergent polysaccharide deacetylase family protein has translation MTETADDLSAPLGQDKPRRKRRLRLPFTTMQALAVMLGLFLAAFAGFAIFNKDPLGGEPLTRIAIRDIKGADKAAEEKPAAHGEESKQAPKEAASGEHKTVTMIDGSTGARHDVVIGADAADKGEAASAAPPVMAGIDPKLLEKSRYGMIPVMSGDLKPFNVYAAEADRAKAAKMPVVAIVIGGLGVGAAKTTDAIMKLPGAVTLAFTPYGADPGKLAERARAQRHEIFLQIPMEPYDFPDNDPGPQTLLTSLTTDQNTDRLYWHLSRMQGYAGITNFMGARFVATEAAMQPIIREASRRGLGFFDDGSSPRSIAPQAAGSLAVPFGKGDIALDAVPTPTEIDRALNKLESTARERGVAIGTASALPVSIERVGAWIKTLSDRGILLVPLTTAMLKSKSS, from the coding sequence ATGACTGAAACGGCCGATGATCTGAGCGCCCCGCTCGGACAGGACAAGCCGCGCCGGAAACGGCGGCTGCGGCTGCCGTTCACGACCATGCAGGCGCTGGCCGTGATGCTCGGCCTATTCCTGGCCGCCTTTGCCGGTTTCGCCATCTTCAACAAGGACCCGCTCGGCGGCGAGCCTCTGACCCGAATCGCGATCCGCGACATCAAGGGAGCTGACAAGGCCGCCGAGGAGAAGCCTGCCGCCCACGGCGAAGAGAGCAAGCAGGCGCCGAAGGAAGCCGCCTCCGGCGAGCACAAGACCGTCACCATGATCGACGGCTCCACCGGCGCCCGCCACGACGTGGTGATCGGCGCCGACGCCGCCGACAAGGGCGAGGCCGCCTCCGCAGCGCCTCCCGTCATGGCCGGGATCGACCCAAAACTGCTGGAAAAGTCCCGCTACGGCATGATCCCCGTGATGTCGGGTGATCTCAAGCCGTTCAACGTCTATGCGGCCGAGGCCGACCGTGCCAAGGCGGCGAAAATGCCTGTCGTGGCGATCGTGATCGGCGGCCTCGGCGTCGGGGCCGCCAAGACCACCGACGCCATCATGAAGCTGCCGGGCGCGGTCACCCTGGCCTTCACGCCCTATGGCGCCGACCCCGGCAAGCTCGCCGAGCGCGCCCGCGCCCAGCGCCACGAGATCTTCCTCCAGATCCCGATGGAGCCCTACGACTTCCCGGACAACGATCCCGGGCCGCAGACGCTCTTGACCTCGCTCACCACCGACCAGAATACCGACCGCCTCTACTGGCACCTGAGCCGGATGCAGGGCTATGCCGGCATCACCAATTTCATGGGCGCCCGCTTCGTGGCGACCGAGGCGGCGATGCAGCCGATCATCCGCGAAGCCTCCAGGCGCGGACTCGGCTTCTTCGACGACGGCTCCTCGCCCCGCAGCATTGCGCCTCAGGCGGCTGGGAGCCTCGCCGTGCCGTTCGGCAAGGGCGACATCGCGCTCGACGCGGTGCCGACCCCGACCGAGATCGACCGCGCCCTGAACAAGCTGGAATCGACCGCGCGGGAGCGCGGCGTCGCCATCGGCACCGCCTCGGCGCTCCCCGTGTCCATTGAGCGGGTCGGCGCCTGGATCAAGACATTGAGCGACCGGGGTATTCTTTTGGTGCCATTGACAACCGCGATGCTGAAATCAAAATCCAGCTAA
- a CDS encoding S41 family peptidase, whose product MMRKTSVILLSAATGAALTLFVTQPRAVFMGSSARAATADTYRQLNLFGDVFERVRSDYVEKPDDTKLIESAISGMLTGLDPHSSYMDAKSFRDMQVQTRGEFGGLGIEVTMEDGLIKVVSPIDDTPASRAGVMANDIITNLDDEAVQGLTLNQAVEKMRGPVNTKIKLKIIRKGQDNPIDVTLVRDNIRVRSVRARVEADDIAYIRITTFNEQTTEGLKKEVANLSSQIGDKLKGYVIDLRNNPGGLLEEAVTVSDSFLEKGEIVSTRGRNAEETQRRTAHAGDLTKGKPVIVLVNGGSASASEIVAGALQDHKRATIVGTRSFGKGSVQTIIPLGSGNGALRLTTARYYTPSGKSIQAKGIVPDIEVLQDVPDELKSRTDTKGEASLRGHLKNDGDEKTGSQSYVPPDAKDDKALKLADDLLHGIKNSASAAPAPGTTTDKAAADKPKAAN is encoded by the coding sequence ATGATGCGCAAGACTTCAGTTATCCTCCTCAGCGCGGCGACCGGTGCAGCGCTGACGCTGTTCGTGACGCAGCCGCGCGCGGTGTTCATGGGCTCCAGCGCGCGAGCCGCGACCGCTGACACCTATCGCCAGCTCAATCTGTTCGGCGACGTCTTCGAGCGCGTGCGCTCCGACTATGTCGAGAAGCCCGATGACACCAAGCTGATCGAATCCGCCATCAGCGGCATGCTCACCGGTCTCGATCCGCATTCGAGCTACATGGATGCCAAGAGCTTCCGCGACATGCAGGTGCAGACCCGCGGCGAGTTCGGCGGCCTCGGCATCGAGGTCACGATGGAAGACGGCCTGATCAAGGTGGTCTCGCCGATCGACGATACGCCCGCCTCGCGCGCCGGCGTCATGGCCAACGACATCATCACCAATCTCGACGATGAGGCGGTGCAGGGCCTGACCCTGAACCAGGCGGTCGAGAAGATGCGCGGACCCGTCAACACCAAGATCAAGCTCAAGATCATCCGCAAGGGCCAGGACAATCCGATCGACGTGACGCTGGTGCGTGACAACATCCGCGTCCGCTCGGTGCGCGCGCGCGTCGAGGCCGACGACATCGCCTATATCCGCATCACCACCTTCAACGAGCAGACCACCGAGGGTCTGAAGAAGGAGGTTGCCAACCTCTCGAGCCAGATCGGCGACAAGCTGAAGGGCTATGTCATCGACCTCCGCAACAATCCCGGCGGTCTGCTGGAAGAGGCGGTCACCGTGTCCGACTCGTTCCTGGAGAAGGGCGAAATCGTGTCGACCCGCGGCCGCAATGCCGAGGAGACCCAGCGCCGCACCGCGCATGCGGGCGACCTCACCAAGGGCAAGCCGGTCATCGTGCTCGTCAACGGCGGTTCGGCCTCGGCATCCGAGATCGTCGCGGGCGCGCTGCAGGACCACAAGCGCGCGACCATCGTCGGCACGCGTTCGTTCGGCAAGGGCTCGGTGCAGACCATCATCCCGCTCGGCTCGGGCAATGGCGCGCTGCGCCTGACCACCGCGCGCTACTACACGCCGTCGGGCAAGTCGATCCAGGCCAAGGGCATCGTGCCCGACATCGAAGTGCTCCAGGACGTGCCGGACGAGCTGAAGTCCCGCACCGACACCAAGGGCGAGGCGTCGCTGCGCGGCCACCTCAAGAACGACGGCGACGAGAAGACCGGCTCGCAGTCCTATGTCCCGCCGGACGCCAAGGACGACAAGGCGCTCAAGCTCGCCGACGATCTGCTCCACGGAATCAAGAACAGCGCTTCCGCAGCGCCCGCGCCCGGCACCACCACCGACAAGGCGGCAGCCGACAAGCCCAAGGCCGCGAACTAA
- a CDS encoding murein hydrolase activator EnvC produces MRAPLLNLLLMASVAGASLFAEESLAQAPTTTPAPQTAAISPDAIKQREQELEAARASKKNAEEAQAKLKAEITSLGQDRTQLNQQLIDTAANVRTVETKIDEAEARLKALNGREQATRASLDSRRADIVEVLAALQRAGRRTPPALLVRPEDALQSLRTAILLGAVVPELRNRAEKIAGELGELVALRKSIAAERDQLASDRDRVRNDQTRLTALIDERQRQQSAREKDLDTENTRAIALSKQVGDLQGLIAKMEQDLQSAAKAAEKAAEAAKQAEAKAAANAAANVKPGPAVFKDRSRTTPAILFASARGLLPLPVNGNKIRDFGGSDGVGGVQKGISLATRPGSQVTTPCDGWVVYAGPFRSYGQLLILNAGGGYHVLIAGMERISVNIGQFVLTGEPVATMGSTSQVASILATNASQPVLYVEFRKDGTPIDPGPWWATNEGEKVRG; encoded by the coding sequence ATGCGAGCGCCGCTCCTCAATTTATTGCTGATGGCGAGTGTCGCGGGCGCAAGCCTGTTCGCTGAAGAAAGCCTCGCGCAAGCTCCGACGACAACGCCCGCGCCGCAGACCGCAGCTATTTCGCCCGACGCGATCAAGCAGCGCGAGCAGGAACTGGAAGCCGCGCGCGCGAGTAAAAAAAATGCGGAAGAGGCGCAAGCCAAGCTGAAGGCCGAGATCACCTCGCTCGGCCAGGACCGCACCCAGCTCAATCAGCAATTGATCGACACCGCCGCCAATGTCCGCACCGTCGAGACCAAAATCGACGAGGCCGAAGCGCGGCTGAAGGCCCTGAACGGCCGCGAGCAGGCGACGCGCGCCTCGCTCGATTCGCGCCGCGCCGACATCGTCGAGGTGCTGGCGGCCCTGCAGCGCGCCGGCCGGCGGACGCCGCCGGCGCTTTTGGTACGGCCCGAAGATGCTTTGCAGTCCCTGCGCACCGCAATACTGCTCGGCGCCGTCGTGCCGGAATTGCGCAACCGCGCCGAAAAGATCGCGGGCGAGCTCGGCGAGCTGGTGGCTTTGCGCAAGAGCATCGCCGCCGAGCGCGATCAGCTTGCCTCCGACCGCGACAGGGTCCGCAACGACCAGACCCGGCTCACCGCCCTGATCGACGAGCGCCAGCGCCAGCAATCGGCGCGGGAAAAGGACCTCGATACCGAGAATACGCGCGCCATCGCGCTGTCAAAGCAGGTCGGCGATCTCCAGGGGCTGATCGCCAAGATGGAGCAGGACCTGCAAAGTGCTGCCAAGGCGGCCGAGAAAGCGGCCGAGGCGGCAAAGCAGGCCGAGGCCAAGGCGGCGGCAAACGCGGCCGCCAACGTCAAGCCGGGTCCGGCCGTTTTCAAGGACCGCTCCCGGACCACGCCGGCGATCCTGTTCGCCTCGGCGAGGGGCCTCCTGCCTTTGCCGGTTAACGGTAACAAGATCAGGGACTTTGGCGGTTCCGACGGGGTCGGCGGGGTCCAGAAGGGCATTTCGCTGGCAACCAGGCCCGGCTCCCAGGTCACAACGCCCTGCGACGGCTGGGTGGTCTATGCCGGTCCGTTCCGCAGCTATGGACAACTCTTGATCCTCAATGCCGGTGGCGGGTATCATGTCCTGATCGCCGGGATGGAGCGCATTTCGGTCAACATCGGACAGTTTGTGCTCACGGGGGAGCCGGTCGCGACCATGGGGTCGACATCTCAAGTCGCCTCCATTCTCGCCACGAACGCGAGTCAACCTGTGCTGTATGTCGAGTTCCGCAAAGACGGCACTCCAATCGATCCAGGCCCATGGTGGGCCACAAATGAAGGCGAGAAGGTTCGCGGATGA
- the rlmH gene encoding 23S rRNA (pseudouridine(1915)-N(3))-methyltransferase RlmH, translating to MRVAVIAVGRLKQGPERELADRYFERFDEAGRKLGFRELTIHEIPESRARDTATRMTEEAAAISAHIPDKSILVALDERGQNLDSTVFARHLGRWRDEGAGHTIFVIGGADGLSPELRRKAKLAIAFGSATWPHQMVRVMLLEQLYRAATILAGHPYHRA from the coding sequence ATGCGTGTTGCTGTCATTGCGGTGGGGCGGCTGAAGCAGGGCCCCGAACGGGAGCTTGCCGACCGCTATTTCGAGCGGTTCGACGAAGCCGGCCGCAAGCTCGGATTCCGCGAACTCACCATCCATGAAATCCCCGAAAGCCGCGCCCGCGACACCGCGACGCGGATGACTGAGGAGGCCGCGGCGATCTCCGCGCATATTCCGGACAAATCGATATTGGTTGCGCTGGACGAGCGCGGCCAGAATCTCGACTCCACCGTATTTGCACGGCATCTCGGGCGCTGGCGCGACGAGGGCGCCGGTCATACAATCTTCGTGATCGGAGGGGCGGACGGACTTTCGCCCGAATTGCGCCGTAAGGCCAAGCTCGCGATCGCGTTCGGCTCTGCGACCTGGCCGCATCAAATGGTCCGCGTCATGCTTCTGGAACAGCTCTATCGGGCCGCCACCATTCTGGCCGGCCACCCCTATCATCGCGCGTGA
- the rsfS gene encoding ribosome silencing factor, with amino-acid sequence MKAQPDADKTLSLILSRLDDMKAEETVTIDLRGKSAYSDYMIVTTGRVNRHVGAIAENVAKSLKENGIKNIHVEGLPNCDWVLIDSGDVIVHVFRPEVREFYNLERLYTQGPGAAKAI; translated from the coding sequence TTGAAGGCGCAACCCGACGCCGACAAGACGCTGAGCCTGATCCTCTCCCGCCTCGACGACATGAAGGCGGAAGAGACGGTCACCATCGACCTTCGCGGCAAATCGGCATACTCCGACTACATGATCGTCACCACCGGCCGGGTGAACCGGCACGTTGGCGCGATCGCGGAGAACGTCGCGAAGAGCCTCAAGGAAAACGGCATCAAGAACATCCATGTCGAGGGCTTGCCCAATTGCGACTGGGTGCTGATCGATTCCGGCGATGTGATCGTGCACGTGTTCAGACCCGAGGTCCGTGAGTTCTACAATCTCGAGAGATTGTACACGCAGGGCCCAGGGGCGGCGAAGGCGATCTAG
- a CDS encoding nicotinate-nucleotide adenylyltransferase produces MSNKFVVPRSVAQAVPPHTQGMRIGLLGGSFNPPHQAHRAISQFALKRLQLDRVWWLVTPGNPLKENGNLHELGERMQAARDVADDPRIEVSCLESVIRTRYTIDTINTLRRRFNGLRFVWIMGADNLAQFHRWQDWRRIAGQVPIAVIDRPPQSFRALASPAAKALARYRLPENKAALLADQPAPAWVFLTGLKLNLSSTGLRNPDGSWKGTK; encoded by the coding sequence TTGAGTAACAAATTCGTCGTGCCGCGTTCCGTGGCGCAAGCGGTCCCGCCCCACACCCAGGGCATGCGCATCGGCCTGCTCGGCGGCTCGTTCAATCCTCCGCATCAAGCGCATCGCGCGATCAGCCAATTCGCGCTCAAGCGATTGCAGCTCGATCGCGTCTGGTGGCTGGTGACGCCAGGCAATCCGCTGAAGGAGAACGGAAATTTGCATGAGCTCGGCGAGCGCATGCAGGCCGCGCGCGACGTCGCTGATGACCCTCGGATCGAGGTGAGCTGTCTCGAATCCGTCATTCGTACGCGCTACACTATCGACACGATCAACACCCTGCGCCGCCGCTTCAACGGCCTGCGCTTTGTCTGGATTATGGGCGCCGACAACCTCGCTCAATTCCATCGTTGGCAGGACTGGCGGCGCATCGCCGGCCAGGTGCCGATTGCGGTCATCGATCGTCCGCCGCAGAGTTTTCGTGCCCTCGCCTCTCCCGCGGCCAAGGCGCTCGCGCGCTACCGCCTGCCGGAGAATAAGGCGGCCCTGCTTGCGGATCAGCCGGCGCCGGCGTGGGTCTTCCTGACCGGATTGAAGCTGAATCTCTCCTCAACGGGGCTGCGGAACCCGGACGGGAGCTGGAAAGGTACGAAGTGA
- a CDS encoding glutamate-5-semialdehyde dehydrogenase, with amino-acid sequence MAAPLKAVDGNADRTADLLALMTDLGTRARAAARVLALASPEQKNRALEAMERAIRANAAAILAANAEDVAEARASSSMTSSFIDRLTLTPARVEAMAEGIGIVRGIADPIGIVTESWQRPNGMTIERVRVPLGVVGVIFESRPNVAADAGVLCLKSGNAVILRGGSDSFRSCRAIHECLVQGLREAGLPEAAITLVPTRDRAAVGMLLSGLNGAVDVIVPRGGKSLVARVEAEARVPVFAHLEGVNHVYVDGSADLAMAKSIVLNAKMRRTGVCGAAETLLVDRAAAASNLKPLVEMLIEAGCEVRGDDAVQKTDARVKPASEDDWDTEYLDAIIAAKVVDGVDGAIAHIQDHGSHHTDAIVSADDVVAKKFLSEVDSAIVLHNASTQFADGGEFGFGAEIGIATGRFHARGPVGAEQLTSFKYRVHGTGQTRP; translated from the coding sequence ATGGCCGCCCCTCTCAAAGCCGTTGACGGCAATGCCGATCGAACTGCCGATCTCCTGGCGCTGATGACCGATCTTGGCACCCGTGCCCGCGCTGCCGCGCGCGTGCTGGCGCTGGCGTCGCCGGAGCAGAAAAACCGGGCGCTGGAAGCCATGGAGCGGGCGATCCGCGCGAACGCAGCAGCGATCCTCGCCGCCAATGCCGAGGATGTCGCGGAAGCCCGCGCCTCGAGCAGCATGACCTCTTCCTTCATTGATCGCCTGACGCTGACGCCGGCGCGTGTCGAGGCGATGGCCGAAGGCATCGGCATCGTGCGCGGCATCGCCGATCCCATCGGCATCGTCACCGAGAGCTGGCAGCGGCCGAACGGCATGACCATCGAGCGGGTGCGCGTGCCGCTCGGCGTCGTCGGCGTGATCTTCGAGAGTCGGCCCAACGTCGCGGCCGATGCCGGCGTGCTGTGCCTGAAGTCCGGCAATGCCGTGATCCTGCGCGGCGGCTCCGACAGTTTCCGCTCCTGCCGCGCCATCCATGAATGCCTGGTGCAGGGCCTGCGTGAGGCCGGCCTGCCCGAGGCCGCCATCACGCTGGTGCCGACGCGCGATCGCGCGGCGGTCGGCATGCTGCTATCCGGCCTCAACGGCGCCGTCGACGTGATCGTGCCGCGCGGGGGCAAAAGCCTCGTCGCGCGCGTCGAGGCCGAAGCCCGCGTGCCGGTGTTTGCGCACCTCGAAGGCGTCAACCACGTCTATGTCGACGGCAGCGCCGACCTCGCCATGGCGAAGTCGATCGTGCTCAACGCCAAGATGCGCCGCACCGGCGTCTGTGGCGCGGCCGAGACACTGCTGGTCGATCGCGCCGCTGCTGCATCGAACCTCAAGCCGCTGGTCGAGATGCTGATCGAGGCCGGCTGCGAAGTGCGCGGCGACGACGCCGTGCAGAAGACCGACGCACGTGTAAAGCCTGCCAGCGAAGACGATTGGGACACCGAATATCTCGACGCGATCATCGCGGCGAAGGTGGTCGACGGCGTCGACGGCGCGATCGCGCACATCCAGGATCACGGCTCGCACCACACCGATGCGATCGTGAGCGCGGATGACGTGGTTGCGAAAAAATTCCTGAGCGAGGTCGATTCCGCGATCGTGCTGCATAACGCCTCGACGCAGTTCGCCGATGGCGGCGAATTCGGCTTCGGCGCCGAGATCGGCATCGCCACCGGTCGCTTCCACGCCCGCGGCCCTGTCGGCGCCGAGCAGTTGACGAGCTTCAAGTATCGCGTCCACGGCACAGGGCAGACGCGACCGTAA
- the proB gene encoding glutamate 5-kinase: protein MASPELNQFRRIVVKVGSALLVDSDKSEVRASWLAALADDMAKLHKEGRDVLVVSSGSIALGRSRLKLPRGPLKLEESQAAAAVGQIALARIWSEVLGAHGIGAGQILVTLQDTEERRRYLNARSTIGKLLEWRAIPVINENDTVATNEIRYGDNDRLAARVATMASADLLVLLSDIDGLYDAPPKNNPNAKLIPVVESISSEIEAVAGDAESELSRGGMRTKVEAAKIATTGGTHMLIASGKIEHPLQAIADGGRCTWFLTPANPITSRKRWIAGTLEPKGTLTIDAGAVTALRAGASLLPAGVIKVEGQFARGDAVIVRGPDTSEVGRGLIAYDAEVAERIKGRSSPDVMAILGINGRSEMIHRDDLVVGG, encoded by the coding sequence ATGGCCAGCCCTGAACTCAATCAATTCCGCCGCATCGTCGTCAAAGTCGGCTCCGCGCTGCTGGTGGATTCCGACAAGAGCGAGGTGCGCGCGTCCTGGCTCGCCGCGCTCGCCGACGACATGGCCAAGCTGCACAAGGAGGGACGTGACGTCCTCGTCGTCTCCTCGGGCTCGATTGCGCTCGGCCGCAGCCGGCTCAAATTGCCGCGCGGCCCGCTGAAGCTGGAGGAGAGCCAGGCCGCCGCCGCCGTCGGCCAGATCGCGCTGGCGCGGATCTGGTCGGAGGTGCTCGGCGCGCACGGCATCGGCGCGGGCCAGATCCTGGTCACGCTCCAGGATACCGAGGAGCGCCGCCGCTACCTCAATGCACGCTCCACCATCGGCAAGCTGCTGGAATGGCGTGCGATCCCTGTCATCAACGAGAACGATACGGTCGCCACCAACGAGATCCGCTACGGCGACAACGACCGCCTCGCCGCGCGCGTCGCCACCATGGCGAGCGCCGACTTGCTGGTACTGCTCTCCGATATCGACGGGCTCTATGACGCCCCGCCGAAGAACAATCCTAACGCCAAGCTCATTCCCGTGGTCGAGAGCATCTCCTCTGAGATCGAGGCGGTGGCGGGCGACGCCGAGTCCGAGCTCTCGCGCGGCGGCATGCGCACCAAGGTCGAGGCGGCCAAGATCGCCACCACCGGCGGCACGCATATGCTGATTGCGTCCGGCAAGATCGAGCACCCCTTGCAGGCGATCGCCGATGGCGGCCGCTGCACCTGGTTCCTGACGCCGGCCAATCCCATCACCTCGCGAAAGCGCTGGATCGCCGGCACGCTGGAGCCGAAGGGGACGCTGACCATCGACGCCGGCGCGGTGACGGCACTGCGCGCCGGTGCCAGCCTGCTGCCGGCCGGCGTGATCAAGGTCGAGGGCCAGTTTGCCCGCGGCGACGCCGTGATCGTCCGCGGCCCCGACACCAGCGAGGTCGGCCGCGGCCTGATCGCCTATGACGCCGAGGTCGCCGAACGGATCAAGGGCCGCTCCTCCCCGGACGTGATGGCCATCCTCGGCATCAATGGAAGGTCGGAGATGATCCACCGCGACGATCTGGTGGTGGGCGGGTAA
- a CDS encoding Bug family tripartite tricarboxylate transporter substrate binding protein, whose product MDRRNFIAGCLGLPLLAQAGEVEAQAGLTKIIFPFAAGAGGDTLCRLIAQEMAPVLQRTIVVENRTGGDGLIGIKAVKGASPDGNMVLVTTGPTMYLLPMVETTPTFDTAKDFMPVSLLARFEFALVVGPAMDASDFKGFVAWLKAHPDKTSFGVPSNGTIPHFMGSKLEKDLGIPLTRVPYRGSAPILNDIIGGHISFGITTLADALPQHRAKGVTIIGVSSAERSPFAPDVPTLKENGIDLVADAWYGMWLPAGSPPEFASKLGAAASAALAKPEVREKLTAIGLIPVGSSADGLTRELAANTGFWQPIVKATGYKIEN is encoded by the coding sequence ATGGATCGCCGCAACTTCATCGCCGGATGCCTCGGGCTGCCGCTGCTTGCACAGGCGGGCGAAGTGGAAGCCCAGGCCGGATTGACAAAGATCATCTTCCCGTTCGCGGCGGGGGCCGGCGGCGACACGCTGTGCCGGCTGATCGCGCAGGAGATGGCGCCGGTGCTGCAACGGACCATCGTGGTCGAGAACCGCACCGGCGGCGACGGCCTGATCGGCATCAAGGCGGTGAAGGGGGCAAGCCCCGACGGCAACATGGTGCTGGTGACGACAGGCCCCACCATGTATCTGCTGCCGATGGTGGAGACGACGCCGACCTTCGATACGGCCAAGGATTTCATGCCGGTGTCGCTGCTGGCGCGATTCGAGTTCGCGCTCGTGGTTGGACCTGCGATGGATGCCTCGGATTTCAAGGGATTCGTCGCGTGGCTGAAGGCGCATCCCGACAAGACGTCGTTCGGTGTGCCGAGCAACGGCACCATTCCGCATTTCATGGGCTCCAAGCTCGAGAAGGATCTTGGTATCCCGTTGACGCGCGTGCCCTATCGCGGCAGCGCGCCCATCCTCAACGACATCATCGGCGGCCATATTTCTTTTGGGATCACCACGCTGGCTGATGCGCTGCCCCAGCATCGCGCCAAGGGCGTGACGATCATCGGGGTGTCGAGCGCGGAACGCTCGCCCTTCGCGCCTGACGTTCCGACGCTGAAAGAGAACGGCATCGATCTCGTCGCAGATGCCTGGTACGGCATGTGGCTTCCCGCCGGCAGCCCGCCGGAATTCGCCAGCAAGCTCGGCGCAGCCGCGAGTGCCGCGCTCGCCAAGCCCGAGGTGAGGGAGAAGCTCACGGCGATCGGCCTGATCCCGGTTGGCAGCAGCGCGGATGGGCTCACCAGAGAGCTCGCCGCGAATACCGGGTTCTGGCAGCCGATCGTGAAGGCGACGGGATACAAGATCGAGAATTGA